One segment of Scyliorhinus torazame isolate Kashiwa2021f chromosome 14, sScyTor2.1, whole genome shotgun sequence DNA contains the following:
- the LOC140389380 gene encoding muscarinic acetylcholine receptor M2-like, with translation MVNSTEANESLSNLIGLFDSERGSSYNSVEVVFIVIVTVALSLVTIVGNILVIVSIKVNKHLQTINNYFLLSLACADLIIGVFSMNLYTTYIVIGSWPLGPVVCDLWLALDYVASNVSSTNLLIISFDRYFCVTKPLSYPVWRTAKIAGRMIAGIWVVPFVIWAPAILFWQFIVGERTVSEGECYVQFLSNPAITIGTVVATFYLYVFIMLILSVQISRASKSRMRENRKEFESNKGTISPSLVTGNLTGQNTNNFSDAPAVLTQVKLQAGKITGHKIVDNRGQGEENRLSNGSTFPSVVPSTPFSMANPKLYCVNTASEFAKYDHCATIPEKTPDASSKIGNDRESRVDKKISTMITTAADKRKGITSREKKVTRTILAILLAFIITLSPYFVMVLIYTVCSSCVPYTAWTVGYWLCYINSTVNPACYALCNPTFKKTFKRLLMCQYKHIGTTR, from the coding sequence ATGGTAAACTCAACAGAGGCAAATGAATCTCTCAGCAATCTAATAGGCTTGTTTGACAGCGAAAGAGGGAGTTCTTACAATTCGGTCGAAGTGGTCTTCATTGTCATTGTGACGGTTGCTTTAAGCTTGGTGACAATCGTTGGAAACATTCTGGTCATCGTTTCTATCAAAGTGAACAAACATTTGCAAACTATTAACAATTACTTTCTTTTGAGCTTGGCTTGTGCTGATTTGATTATTGGTGTATTCTCTATGAATCTATACACCACTTACATTGTAATAGGCTCCTGGCCATTGGGCCCAGTCGTATGTGACTTGTGGCTTGCTCTAGATTATGTTGCCAGCAATGTCTCTTCCACGAACCTACTGATCATCAGCTTTGACCGCTACTTCTGCGTGACAAAGCCCCTCAGCTACCCGGTGTGGAGAACAGCGAAAATTGCGGGGAGGATGATCGCAGGTATTTGGGTGGTGCCCTTTGTCATCTGGGCTCCTGCTATTCTCTTCTGGCAGTTCATCGTAGGGGAGCgaactgtcagtgagggtgagtgttaTGTGCAGTTCCTCTCAAATCCAGCTATCACAATTGGGACTGTTGTTGCCACCTTCTATCTCTACGTTTTCATTATGCTTATCCTGTCTGTGCAAATATCTCGTGCCAGCAAGAGTCGAATGAGAGAGAATAGAAAAGAGTTTGAATCAAATAAAGGCACAATTTCACCATCTCTCGTAACAGGCAACCTAACGGGGCAGAATACTAACAATTTTTCTGATGCTCCTGCAGTATTGACACAAGTCAAACTGCAAGCTGGCAAAATAACTGGGCACAAAATAGTTGATAATCGTGGCCAAGGAGAGGAGAACCGTCTCTCCAATGGATCAACTTTCCCTAGTGTGGTCCCATCAACCCCTTTCAGTATGGCCAACCCCAAACTCTATTGCGTAAATACAGCCAGTGAATTTGCAAAATatgaccattgtgccaccataccAGAAAAAACTCCAGATGCCAGCAGCAAAATTGGAAATGACAGAGAGAGCAGAGTAGACAAGAAGATATCTACAATGATCACAACAGCTGCTGATAAGAGGAAGGGAATCACATCCCGGGAGAAGAAGGTAACTAGGACCATCCTAGCTATTCTCCTGGCTTTTATCATCACGTTGAGCCCATACTTTGTCATGGTGCTCATTTACACCGTTTGTTCAAGTTGCGTTCCCTACACAGCTTGGACTGTTGGATACTGGCTCTGTTACATCAACAGTACCGTCAACCCAGCCTGTTATGCGTTGTGTAATCCTACATTCAAGAAAACCTTTAAGCGTCTTCTCATGTGTCAATACAAGCACATTGGCACAACAAGATAA